Within the Crassostrea angulata isolate pt1a10 unplaced genomic scaffold, ASM2561291v2 HiC_scaffold_123, whole genome shotgun sequence genome, the region AAAGAAAGATGAAATCAAGATTTACAGCTACCATTTTTCTCCTGATACACAATTTTgaataagaaatacaaaattcctttttatttaatatgcaataaaattcctctgttaaaaaataatctttacagagtgtttttattttattcatataccTTCAAATCAGCTCTTTTAAATAAGTAGCGATAGGCAATGTTCGCTGACGATTTTGCTGTATAGTTTACCAAGATGTTCAAGACCCTATCCTCAAAACCCTCCATATTCTTCCTCTTCTCTGGGCGGGGATCATCCAATATGTTTTCTGATTTCCGTTTTCTTGAAAGATTTTCTACCTTTACAGGTgatccttaaaaaaataaaattttcatattgaaaTATCACAAGATCACAATACATTCTTCAAAGTCATACGGAATGAAGCTTATCAAATTCTTGGCACTACATATTGAATAATATTCAACACGAGCTTTTAAAAGTATTCTATCAACATGTAAATAGATGTAAACCTTTATGGGAAGTCTTTGGTTTATTGAACATCATCAAACACTCAGTGCACGTCTTCTCAATGCCAGTAAGCTCTCCAAGCCCAATAAACTTCTCCAACATCACCATGACTGCTGCTAAATGTTTACATGTTCCATTTGGGCCCTTCCCTGCTGGACATTCACAGTGTGAGCTTAAAATATCACCAGGCTGCTTTTCCAATCTAAGCTTGTAGTTGTATGTCACCTGAATGATAAAGATTACATACATGGTATTTGCccaatacataaaataaagtaaCAATTTACAAAATGGACTttctgtttgaaataaaaaaaaaaaggtatcaAGACTTAAAATATTACAGGCATTGATTAAATCTCTCActgatgctacatgtacatgtatgtataaacaACTGACCTTATTTTTCATTGCTGCACTGACTATTCCAGTAAAGAACATCTCATTCTTGATGAGCACTGAACATGCAAGTATTCTCTTAGAATCATTCAGCAATTCACCATTCTTTATTGCCTTTATGTTTCTTGCAGAGTCATTATCACCTACAAAAACATGCAtattaatatattgaaaaatgcatTGAAAACATGCCGGTAAGagaaaatagataaaaataaatatgatttgttaAAACCTGTCAAGAGCACACAATATGTATGGACTGGATAATATAAATTTAGTATTATGCATATTATTGTGTATTATATATCCAAATTTATGAAACCTGCAAGGCGGTGAAGAAAGTAGGCTTCAGTTTGATTCCTTGTCACAACTGGTTAAAGTCCTTGGTGATCTGGCTTCAGTTGTTGAAATCCAGTTGATGGCCAGTTTACATCCAGAGGTTCTGGTAGAAGAACAGGCGGTGGCAAGAAGTTCTT harbors:
- the LOC128169380 gene encoding uncharacterized protein LOC128169380 — its product is MHVFVGDNDSARNIKAIKNGELLNDSKRILACSVLIKNEMFFTGIVSAAMKNKVSCLYIHVHVASVRDLINACNILSLDTFFFLFQTESPFCKLLLYFMYWANTMYVIFIIQVTYNYKLRLEKQPGDILSSHCECPAGKGPNGTCKHLAAVMVMLEKFIGLGELTGIEKTCTECLMMFNKPKTSHKGSPVKVENLSRKRKSENILDDPRPEKRKNMEGFEDRVLNILVNYTAKSSANIAYRYLFKRADLKTAVHDHDYLSLPFTEYWVDEAIMVNDLEIKKIRVATRGQTANKKWFGERTWRLTASSFGQKTHMTEKRNKEKQCETIFSSKQINSEATLHGKNYERKAIKCFESKYKQKVNGCGFFIYRPKPFLGASPDGVIDDMHIVEVKCPYLGRNVNIESKCLKHFRYLEEKNGVIQLKKSSNYYDQIQGQLLITGRQFCYFVVYTFKSLFVEKIEFDQD